A genomic region of Thermodesulfovibrio aggregans contains the following coding sequences:
- a CDS encoding DivIVA domain-containing protein has protein sequence MRITPLDIQQKQFKVRLRGFDMEEVYSFLELIREELEELLKENSMLKEKVAILENQLEEYRKIEQSIRDTLMTAQKLVEDYKTNAKKEAELIIKEAELKAENIIKEAQEKVVKIHEDIVDLKGIRRHFKEEIKRLIESHLRMLEFDKEREGEEESEV, from the coding sequence ATGAGAATTACTCCATTAGACATTCAACAGAAGCAGTTTAAGGTTAGACTCAGAGGCTTTGACATGGAAGAGGTATATTCTTTTCTTGAACTTATAAGAGAAGAGTTAGAAGAACTCTTGAAAGAGAATTCAATGCTTAAGGAGAAGGTTGCGATTCTCGAGAATCAGTTAGAGGAATACAGAAAAATTGAACAATCAATTAGAGATACACTAATGACAGCACAGAAACTTGTTGAAGACTATAAAACAAATGCAAAAAAAGAAGCAGAGCTTATAATTAAAGAGGCAGAACTAAAAGCAGAGAACATTATTAAAGAAGCACAGGAAAAAGTTGTCAAAATTCACGAAGACATAGTTGATCTTAAGGGAATAAGAAGGCATTTTAAAGAAGAGATAAAAAGGCTTATTGAGAGTCATTTAAGAATGCTTGAGTTTGATAAGGAAAGAGAAGGAGAAGAAGAAAGTGAAGTATAA
- the hisS gene encoding histidine--tRNA ligase produces the protein MKYNSLRGMQDIIEQVQLWQYIEKIVREIFEVFNFREIRTPILENAEVFLRSIGEDTDIVEKEMYIFKDKKGRTVALRPEGTASVVRAYIQHNLFNKPVPQKFYYIGPMFRYERPQKGRFRQFHQIGAECFGISSPWVDAELIYMIKNFFERLKIRDLNYEINSLGCKNCRPEYRKELFNFLSNKVPHLCNDCQRRFERNPLRVLDCKVESCKEVLKETPLILNFLCDDCKQHFFQLQRELEDFNITYTVNPKIVRGLDYYTRTVFEVTTNALGAQNAIAAGGRYDDLVEFFGGPPTPAAGFAIGIERLIELCSTALSIPPNTAFVYVAYIGSESKKEAKRIINFLRENGITTETAYEEVSLKSQMRRADRLGVNIVIIIGEDEIKKSIYRWKNMKTGVEGECSFNELIELVRRVNDQK, from the coding sequence GTGAAGTATAACTCTCTTCGGGGAATGCAGGACATAATAGAACAGGTTCAACTTTGGCAGTATATTGAAAAGATTGTTAGAGAAATTTTTGAAGTCTTTAATTTTCGGGAAATACGAACTCCTATCTTAGAGAATGCTGAAGTTTTCTTAAGAAGTATTGGTGAAGATACAGACATAGTTGAAAAAGAGATGTATATTTTTAAGGATAAAAAAGGAAGAACTGTTGCCTTAAGACCTGAAGGAACTGCTTCTGTAGTTAGAGCTTACATTCAGCACAACCTTTTTAATAAACCTGTCCCTCAGAAATTTTACTATATCGGTCCCATGTTCAGATATGAGAGACCTCAAAAAGGAAGATTCAGACAGTTTCATCAGATTGGTGCAGAATGCTTTGGAATAAGCTCTCCATGGGTAGATGCTGAGTTAATTTATATGATTAAAAATTTTTTTGAGAGGCTAAAAATCAGAGACTTAAACTATGAGATAAACTCTCTTGGATGCAAAAACTGCAGACCCGAATACAGAAAAGAGCTTTTTAATTTTTTATCTAATAAAGTGCCCCATTTATGCAATGACTGTCAGAGAAGATTTGAAAGGAATCCATTAAGAGTGCTCGATTGTAAAGTAGAATCCTGTAAGGAAGTTCTTAAGGAAACTCCTTTAATTCTTAACTTTTTATGTGATGACTGTAAACAACATTTTTTTCAGTTACAGAGAGAACTTGAAGATTTCAATATAACATATACTGTTAATCCAAAAATTGTAAGAGGGCTTGACTACTACACAAGAACTGTTTTCGAAGTTACAACCAATGCTCTTGGTGCCCAAAATGCAATTGCCGCAGGAGGAAGATATGACGATCTTGTTGAGTTCTTTGGTGGACCTCCAACTCCTGCAGCTGGATTTGCCATAGGTATTGAGAGATTAATAGAGCTTTGTTCAACCGCATTATCAATACCTCCAAATACAGCTTTTGTATATGTTGCTTATATTGGAAGTGAGTCAAAAAAAGAAGCAAAGAGAATTATTAATTTTCTAAGAGAAAATGGCATAACTACAGAAACTGCATATGAAGAAGTTTCTCTAAAAAGCCAGATGAGAAGAGCAGACAGATTAGGCGTTAACATTGTTATAATTATCGGTGAGGATGAGATTAAAAAATCAATCTATAGATGGAAAAACATGAAGACAGGTGTGGAGGGAGAGTGCTCTTTCAATGAATTAATTGAATTAGTGAGGAGGGTTAATGACCAAAAGTAA
- the rfaE1 gene encoding D-glycero-beta-D-manno-heptose-7-phosphate kinase — protein MTKSKAELILKKFKDKKVLVIGDIILDKYIFGKVSRISPEAPVPVVEVTEESYRLGGAANVANNIIALGGKAYISGIIGKGTTGKIVRDLLEERGIGLDYIFEDSRRTTVKTRVIAGNQQIVRFDIEDRRRLEGKSKENFLSMIKSSLNDFDAVIVSDYRKGVVSEELLRILVERKKKNGNFIAVDPKIGHFRLYKHVSIITPNIVEASHGAEVEIKDEKTLIKAGNNLLKKLMCDFVLITRGEEGMSLFEKKGSDVTVTHLPTVAKKVFDVTGAGDTVIATVTLAYVSGADMVSAAKIANVAAGIVVGKIGTATATPKEILEILKTHPYA, from the coding sequence ATGACCAAAAGTAAGGCAGAACTAATTTTAAAGAAATTTAAAGATAAAAAAGTCCTTGTAATTGGTGATATTATTCTTGATAAATATATCTTTGGTAAAGTCTCAAGAATTTCTCCTGAAGCTCCTGTTCCTGTTGTTGAAGTTACAGAGGAGTCTTACAGACTTGGAGGAGCAGCAAATGTGGCTAATAATATCATTGCTCTTGGTGGAAAAGCTTACATTTCAGGAATAATTGGCAAAGGTACAACAGGCAAAATTGTAAGAGATTTATTAGAAGAAAGAGGCATAGGACTTGACTATATTTTTGAAGATTCAAGAAGAACAACAGTTAAAACAAGAGTTATTGCTGGGAATCAACAAATTGTGCGGTTTGATATAGAAGATCGCAGAAGACTTGAAGGTAAGTCAAAAGAGAATTTTCTCTCTATGATAAAGAGTTCATTGAATGACTTTGATGCTGTGATAGTATCTGATTACAGGAAAGGAGTTGTTTCTGAAGAACTACTAAGGATTTTAGTTGAGCGTAAGAAGAAAAATGGTAATTTTATTGCAGTTGATCCAAAGATAGGCCATTTTAGACTTTACAAGCATGTATCAATTATCACACCAAATATCGTTGAAGCTTCTCATGGCGCAGAAGTTGAGATTAAGGATGAAAAAACTCTTATAAAAGCTGGAAACAATCTTTTAAAAAAGCTTATGTGTGACTTTGTTTTAATAACAAGGGGAGAAGAAGGAATGAGCCTTTTTGAAAAGAAGGGCTCAGATGTAACTGTTACTCATCTACCAACAGTTGCAAAAAAAGTATTTGATGTTACAGGTGCAGGAGATACTGTTATAGCTACTGTAACTCTCGCTTATGTTTCTGGTGCTGATATGGTTTCTGCAGCAAAAATTGCAAATGTAGCAGCGGGAATTGTGGTAGGCAAGATTGGAACTGCTACTGCTACACCTAAAGAGATATTGGAAATACTGAAAACACATCCCTATGCATAG
- a CDS encoding DUF814 domain-containing protein — protein sequence MHRALALYSGGLDSLLSILIVKEQGIDVVALKFFTGFTAPLNENDLNYAKKFGFKIEEIDIREKFIEVLKNPEYGYGKNLNPCIDCKILMLKEAKERLSKYNASFIITGEVLNQRPMSQKREVLKLIENKSTLNGLILRPLSAKLLIPTKPEAEGIVNRELLYDIWGRTRKPQLNLAKKYGIEKPPQPAGGCLLTEPSFCRKVKDLIEYDELTVQNIELLKIGRHFRVSEHCKVIVGRDEKENEFLLNNHYGTFIYPKDFKGPVVLLTGNCSEKNIDMAASICAYYSKRKTLEVVIKTATQEEIKIYSAITEEEILKYRL from the coding sequence ATGCATAGAGCTCTCGCACTTTATTCTGGAGGACTTGATAGTCTTCTCTCCATACTTATTGTAAAAGAGCAGGGTATTGATGTAGTTGCTTTAAAATTTTTTACAGGTTTTACTGCTCCATTAAATGAAAATGACTTAAACTATGCTAAAAAATTTGGCTTTAAAATAGAAGAAATTGATATAAGAGAAAAATTTATTGAAGTCTTAAAAAATCCTGAATATGGATATGGGAAAAATCTTAATCCATGTATAGACTGTAAAATTCTTATGCTAAAAGAAGCAAAAGAGAGACTTTCAAAGTATAATGCATCATTCATAATAACTGGAGAAGTGCTTAATCAAAGACCTATGTCACAGAAAAGAGAAGTTTTAAAACTTATTGAAAATAAATCAACATTAAATGGTCTAATCTTAAGACCCTTATCGGCAAAGCTACTTATTCCAACAAAGCCTGAAGCAGAAGGAATTGTAAATAGAGAACTTTTATATGATATCTGGGGGAGAACAAGAAAACCTCAGCTTAATTTAGCAAAAAAATACGGGATTGAAAAACCTCCACAGCCAGCAGGTGGATGTTTACTTACAGAGCCAAGCTTTTGTAGGAAAGTTAAAGACCTTATCGAATATGATGAACTTACAGTGCAAAATATTGAACTGCTGAAAATAGGAAGACATTTTAGAGTATCTGAACACTGCAAGGTGATTGTTGGAAGAGATGAAAAAGAAAACGAATTTTTATTAAACAACCATTATGGAACATTTATCTATCCCAAAGATTTTAAAGGTCCTGTTGTTTTATTAACTGGAAACTGTTCAGAAAAAAATATTGATATGGCAGCATCAATATGTGCATATTACTCAAAAAGAAAGACTTTGGAAGTTGTTATTAAAACTGCCACTCAGGAGGAAATAAAAATTTATAGTGCAATTACTGAAGAGGAGATATTAAAATACAGACTATGA
- the pstB gene encoding phosphate ABC transporter ATP-binding protein PstB, with protein sequence MTPEIVVKDLNFYYTGNIHTLKNINMTVYKNKVTALIGPSGCGKTTLLRCFNRMHDLYAGNRYVGEIIFQGKNILSKDTDLIELRSKIGMVFQKPTPFPMTIFENIAYGLKLKGIKNRTELKHRVEKALKDAALWDEVKDKLNTSAFGLSGGQQQRLCIARALAVEPEIILFDEPTSALDPISTGKIEELIVSLKDRVTIIIVTHNMQQAARISDWTGFMMLGELIEYDKTDKIFTVPSNKLTEEYITGRFG encoded by the coding sequence TTGACACCGGAAATTGTGGTAAAAGATCTTAATTTTTACTATACTGGAAACATTCACACTCTTAAAAACATAAATATGACGGTTTATAAAAATAAAGTTACAGCACTTATCGGACCAAGTGGTTGCGGAAAGACAACTTTGCTTAGATGTTTTAATAGGATGCATGACCTTTATGCAGGCAATAGATATGTAGGGGAAATAATTTTTCAAGGAAAAAACATTCTTTCAAAAGATACAGACCTGATTGAATTAAGAAGCAAAATTGGTATGGTATTCCAGAAACCTACGCCTTTTCCTATGACAATCTTTGAAAACATTGCCTACGGATTAAAACTTAAAGGAATAAAAAACAGAACAGAACTAAAACACAGGGTAGAAAAAGCTTTGAAAGATGCAGCATTATGGGATGAAGTAAAAGACAAGCTTAATACAAGTGCCTTTGGACTGAGCGGAGGACAGCAGCAACGCCTCTGCATTGCAAGAGCACTGGCAGTGGAGCCTGAGATTATCCTATTTGATGAGCCAACAAGTGCCCTTGATCCTATTTCAACAGGAAAGATCGAAGAACTTATTGTGTCATTGAAAGACAGAGTAACCATAATAATTGTTACCCACAATATGCAGCAGGCAGCAAGAATTTCTGACTGGACTGGATTTATGATGCTTGGTGAACTCATTGAATACGATAAAACTGACAAAATATTCACTGTTCCATCAAACAAATTAACAGAAGAATATATCACTGGTAGATTTGGTTAA
- the pstA gene encoding phosphate ABC transporter permease PstA: protein MIMKRRKILSGIALFVCFLTALWGIFWLFFIIIDVLRHGITAINPALFLNDPAPPGEQGGGLRNAFVGHLMITICATLIGVPVGVLGGTFLAEYGRKYKISKVISTLADIMVSVPAIIVGAFVYAVIVKPLGHFSGWAGAVSLGIIMIPTVLRTTENMLSLIPWTLREAAFALGAPYYKVIIQVVYRGAATGILTGIILAIARVTGEAAPLLFTSFNNTFFSLNMNEPIASLTVTIFQYAMGPYEDWHTQAWGASLMITVFILLATITGRLLIKRRYKD, encoded by the coding sequence ATGATCATGAAGAGAAGAAAAATATTGAGCGGCATAGCACTTTTTGTATGTTTTCTTACAGCTTTGTGGGGTATATTCTGGTTATTTTTTATAATCATTGATGTTTTAAGACACGGTATAACTGCAATAAATCCTGCTTTATTTCTAAATGACCCTGCTCCACCAGGTGAACAAGGTGGAGGCTTACGAAATGCCTTTGTAGGACACCTTATGATTACCATATGTGCAACACTAATTGGTGTTCCAGTGGGAGTTCTCGGAGGCACCTTTCTTGCAGAGTATGGAAGAAAGTATAAAATTTCAAAAGTAATAAGCACTCTTGCTGATATTATGGTCAGTGTTCCTGCAATAATTGTTGGTGCTTTTGTCTATGCAGTTATAGTTAAGCCTCTTGGACACTTCAGTGGATGGGCAGGTGCTGTATCTCTTGGTATCATTATGATTCCTACGGTATTAAGAACAACTGAAAACATGCTCTCTCTTATTCCCTGGACATTAAGAGAAGCTGCCTTTGCTTTGGGAGCTCCGTACTATAAGGTAATTATTCAGGTTGTTTATCGTGGTGCAGCAACTGGAATTTTAACGGGAATTATTCTTGCAATTGCAAGGGTTACAGGAGAAGCAGCTCCACTTCTGTTTACATCATTTAATAACACATTTTTCTCACTAAATATGAATGAACCAATAGCATCCCTTACTGTAACCATATTCCAGTATGCAATGGGACCCTATGAAGACTGGCATACCCAGGCATGGGGTGCCTCTTTGATGATAACTGTTTTTATTTTACTGGCAACAATAACTGGAAGATTGCTTATAAAAAGGAGGTATAAAGATTGA
- the pstC gene encoding phosphate ABC transporter permease subunit PstC produces the protein MSIQKSKILDFGFLVFTAVTAFSVIIISAGIFLVLFKESLPAMNRFGFEEFIFSTEWDPVQEVFGALPALTGTLITAFLALLLATPIAIGIAIFITEIAPPFLKGIIGTSIELLAAIPSIIYGMWGLFTLAPIMSQYIEPFFQSTIGKVPLIGKLFEGTPLGVDLFTASIILSIMIIPFTASLARDSFNLTPAVLKESAYAMGATKWEVVKDVVMPYSKLGVLGGVGLSLGRALGETMAVAFVLGNLNQIPKSLFEAAATVTVKLANEFTEADKDIYLSSLYYLAFLLFIMSFAILAIAKAFLVRAEKR, from the coding sequence ATGTCCATACAAAAAAGCAAAATTCTTGATTTCGGATTTCTGGTATTTACAGCAGTTACAGCTTTTAGTGTTATTATAATCAGTGCTGGAATTTTTTTAGTTCTTTTCAAAGAATCTCTTCCCGCAATGAATAGGTTCGGATTTGAAGAATTTATCTTTTCAACTGAATGGGACCCAGTTCAGGAAGTCTTTGGTGCATTGCCTGCATTAACTGGAACACTGATTACAGCTTTTTTAGCCCTGCTTCTTGCTACACCAATAGCAATCGGAATAGCAATATTCATCACTGAAATAGCACCTCCTTTTTTGAAAGGCATCATAGGCACGAGCATAGAGCTTTTAGCTGCAATCCCAAGTATTATTTACGGAATGTGGGGACTTTTCACCCTTGCCCCAATAATGAGTCAGTATATAGAGCCCTTTTTTCAGTCAACAATCGGTAAAGTCCCCTTAATTGGAAAACTTTTTGAAGGAACACCTCTTGGTGTTGATCTTTTTACTGCAAGCATCATTTTAAGTATCATGATTATTCCTTTTACAGCATCATTAGCAAGAGATTCTTTTAATCTTACACCGGCAGTGCTTAAAGAGTCTGCATATGCAATGGGAGCTACAAAATGGGAAGTAGTAAAAGATGTGGTCATGCCCTATTCAAAATTAGGAGTTCTTGGTGGAGTTGGACTTTCTCTTGGAAGAGCGTTGGGAGAGACAATGGCAGTTGCCTTTGTTCTTGGAAACTTGAATCAGATTCCGAAATCTCTTTTTGAAGCTGCAGCAACAGTTACCGTAAAGCTTGCCAATGAATTTACAGAAGCTGATAAAGACATTTATTTAAGCTCCCTTTATTATCTTGCCTTTCTCTTATTTATTATGAGCTTTGCAATTCTTGCAATAGCAAAAGCTTTTCTTGTAAGGGCAGAGAAAAGATGA
- a CDS encoding IS256 family transposase: MKEKPLTNLRLPDLWKEFNSNFNESFWEEFEQKMKLMKKKFIELALQEEITALTGAQKYERTPERVYRRNGYWKRYIILKDEKECLFEAKKIYSAENLREAKRNFQLWESKWGRLYPKAVECIRKNWEQLTAFYKTPKSLWKKLRTTNIIERAFREVRRRTRTMSCFNNVESIERIIFAVISHLNEKWRNTPIYEFTQNY; this comes from the coding sequence ATGAAAGAAAAACCTTTAACTAATTTAAGATTACCAGATTTATGGAAAGAATTCAACAGTAATTTTAATGAATCTTTCTGGGAAGAATTTGAACAAAAAATGAAGTTAATGAAGAAAAAGTTTATTGAATTAGCATTACAAGAGGAGATAACAGCACTTACAGGGGCTCAAAAATATGAAAGAACCCCAGAGAGAGTTTACCGTAGGAATGGATACTGGAAGAGATACATAATCCTGAAAGATGAAAAGGAATGTCTTTTTGAAGCTAAGAAAATATATAGTGCAGAGAATTTAAGAGAGGCAAAGAGAAACTTTCAGTTATGGGAGAGCAAGTGGGGTAGACTTTATCCTAAAGCAGTAGAGTGTATAAGGAAGAACTGGGAGCAATTGACAGCTTTTTACAAGACTCCGAAGAGTTTATGGAAGAAGTTAAGAACAACAAACATAATAGAGAGGGCATTTAGGGAAGTAAGGCGAAGAACGAGAACTATGAGTTGTTTTAATAATGTTGAAAGTATTGAAAGAATAATTTTTGCAGTGATAAGCCATTTAAACGAAAAATGGAGGAATACACCTATTTATGAATTTACACAAAATTATTGA
- a CDS encoding glycoside hydrolase family 1 protein: MAGEQQSQSEYLKNSKRNFLWGVATSAFQLEGSPYADWSTWDSIFNLNPKVTNHYELYREDIKLIKNLGVNAYRFSIEWSRIQPSEDYWNKDVVKHYQKVIDLLNENNIIPMITLHHFTHPVWFIKKYPWHTKKSIEKFKEYAERLIENIKGVDYWITFNEPYLLILGGYIEGCIPPGYKDLELALKALRNILICHSEIYELLHMNNKNAMVSIAHNMAVFAPWLKWNPFDRLIKKIAKHFYNHSIIEGFLTGKIILPIPFKKTVELDLPIKNKLDFFGINYYTRVHMRFNPLKKLLIELRHRDIDGYGLTDMGWEIYPKGLKKVLRYASKLNVPLIITENGIATKDDNKKIKFIKAHIDVLESAIKEGIDVRGYFYWSLIDNYEWLHGLDARFGLYRVDFRDYKRIPTKAAAFYSYIIKSRKF, encoded by the coding sequence ATGGCAGGGGAACAACAGTCTCAATCAGAATACCTAAAAAATTCAAAGCGTAACTTTCTATGGGGAGTTGCTACATCAGCCTTTCAACTTGAAGGCTCTCCCTATGCTGACTGGTCTACCTGGGACAGTATATTTAATCTGAATCCAAAGGTAACGAATCACTATGAACTATATAGAGAAGACATCAAACTAATTAAAAACCTTGGTGTCAATGCCTACAGATTTTCCATTGAATGGAGCAGAATTCAGCCATCAGAGGACTACTGGAACAAGGATGTAGTCAAACATTATCAGAAAGTTATTGATCTTCTTAATGAGAATAATATAATTCCGATGATTACTCTTCATCACTTCACTCATCCAGTTTGGTTTATAAAAAAGTATCCATGGCACACAAAAAAATCTATTGAAAAGTTTAAGGAGTATGCGGAAAGACTTATTGAAAATATTAAGGGAGTTGATTATTGGATCACCTTCAATGAACCCTATCTTCTTATTCTGGGAGGATATATAGAAGGATGTATTCCTCCAGGGTATAAGGATTTAGAGCTTGCTTTAAAAGCCTTAAGAAATATTCTAATATGTCATAGTGAAATTTACGAACTCCTTCATATGAACAACAAAAATGCCATGGTTAGTATAGCCCATAACATGGCGGTCTTTGCCCCCTGGCTTAAGTGGAATCCCTTTGATAGATTAATAAAAAAAATAGCAAAACACTTCTATAATCACTCAATTATAGAGGGATTTCTCACTGGCAAAATAATTCTGCCTATTCCATTCAAAAAAACAGTGGAATTAGACCTACCAATTAAAAATAAACTTGACTTTTTTGGAATAAACTACTACACAAGGGTCCACATGCGATTTAATCCCCTGAAAAAACTTTTAATAGAGTTAAGACACAGAGATATTGATGGATATGGACTTACTGATATGGGATGGGAGATATATCCAAAGGGTTTGAAAAAAGTACTCAGATATGCTTCAAAACTAAATGTTCCCCTCATTATTACTGAAAATGGAATTGCCACAAAAGATGATAACAAAAAAATAAAGTTCATTAAAGCCCATATTGATGTCCTTGAAAGTGCAATAAAAGAAGGAATTGATGTAAGAGGATATTTTTACTGGTCATTGATTGACAACTATGAATGGCTTCACGGTCTTGATGCAAGATTTGGACTTTACAGAGTTGACTTCAGAGACTACAAAAGAATTCCAACCAAAGCTGCTGCCTTTTATTCTTACATCATTAAATCAAGAAAATTCTAA
- a CDS encoding sensor histidine kinase, producing MTERKTSDLSLFFHELKSPINAIINVAKLLELSLTEMDKDKIKNYISLLLSQAVYMKNLISNTLEIGKIQSGKTELFLEEFDIVELLYEIYEWTKILVATKPIEIVLNCSVKNFSVYSDPIKLKQILLNITSNAVKFTDRGFITITLVVEENFVKIVISDTGKGIKNLDTKSLFQPYCSLDSFNKKMHDSTGLGLYISKSLLDLIGGKISIESEYGRGTTVSIRIPKKFKA from the coding sequence ATGACTGAGAGAAAAACATCTGATTTATCACTTTTCTTTCATGAACTTAAATCACCAATAAATGCAATAATTAATGTTGCAAAATTACTTGAACTAAGCCTGACTGAGATGGATAAAGATAAAATAAAAAACTACATATCTTTGCTACTTTCTCAGGCAGTTTACATGAAAAATTTAATAAGTAATACATTGGAAATAGGCAAAATTCAAAGTGGTAAGACAGAGTTATTTCTTGAAGAATTTGATATTGTTGAACTGCTTTACGAAATCTACGAGTGGACTAAAATTTTAGTTGCCACTAAACCCATAGAAATTGTGTTGAATTGTAGTGTAAAGAATTTTTCTGTCTATTCAGACCCCATTAAACTAAAACAGATTCTATTAAACATAACATCAAACGCAGTGAAATTTACTGATAGAGGCTTTATTACAATCACTCTGGTTGTTGAAGAAAATTTTGTCAAAATAGTTATATCTGACACTGGAAAGGGAATTAAAAATTTAGACACTAAAAGTCTATTTCAGCCTTACTGCTCACTTGATTCCTTTAATAAAAAAATGCATGATAGCACAGGACTTGGATTATATATATCCAAATCTTTACTTGATTTAATTGGAGGAAAAATTTCCATTGAAAGTGAATATGGCAGGGGAACAACAGTCTCAATCAGAATACCTAAAAAATTCAAAGCGTAA
- a CDS encoding GGDEF domain-containing protein, translated as MVVKSEIDILNLLIGDIAESISPILWDCSVTDAFFKFMKDEKLNLISVVNEKGEVVGQLVRMRFLEKTVLGRFGYGIHLNARKKIYEVMEKPSLIIDYYLTIEEASMLVQTRKMENIYDDIIVTKNNVYYGTLPINILLNFLTQKTIMLARESNPLTGLPGNWAIKREIEKRILYGKLFDIAYIDINNFKPYNDYYGFEKGDKVIITLGEILHNISKKNPLIFVGHVGGDDFIILTDVDEAKTICEELIEAFEKNLFCFHGDDFHKGYYISKNRKEETEKFPLLSITCAIVSNRNGKISSFAHLASIASEVKAEAKRRSRLHKRSIIFEDRRND; from the coding sequence ATGGTAGTTAAGAGTGAAATAGACATTCTCAATCTACTAATCGGTGATATTGCTGAAAGCATTTCTCCAATTCTATGGGATTGTTCAGTGACAGACGCCTTTTTTAAATTTATGAAAGATGAAAAGTTAAATCTGATTTCAGTAGTAAATGAGAAGGGAGAAGTAGTTGGTCAACTAGTTAGAATGAGATTTCTTGAGAAAACTGTACTCGGGAGATTCGGTTACGGAATTCATCTTAATGCAAGAAAAAAGATATATGAAGTTATGGAAAAACCCTCTTTGATTATTGATTATTATCTCACCATAGAAGAAGCTTCCATGCTTGTTCAGACAAGAAAAATGGAAAACATTTACGATGATATAATAGTTACAAAAAATAATGTTTATTACGGAACTCTTCCAATAAATATTCTTTTGAATTTTTTAACTCAAAAAACCATTATGCTTGCAAGAGAATCTAATCCTCTCACAGGTTTGCCTGGAAATTGGGCAATAAAGAGAGAGATTGAAAAGAGAATTTTATATGGAAAATTATTTGATATAGCTTACATAGATATAAATAACTTCAAACCCTATAATGACTACTACGGATTTGAAAAGGGAGATAAAGTAATTATTACACTTGGAGAGATTCTTCATAACATATCAAAGAAAAATCCTTTAATATTTGTTGGACACGTAGGTGGAGATGATTTCATTATTCTTACAGATGTAGATGAAGCAAAAACCATATGTGAAGAACTCATAGAAGCCTTTGAAAAAAATTTATTTTGTTTTCATGGTGATGATTTTCATAAGGGATACTACATATCAAAAAATAGGAAAGAAGAGACAGAAAAGTTTCCTCTTCTTTCCATTACCTGTGCTATTGTAAGCAACAGAAATGGAAAAATATCTTCATTCGCCCATTTAGCATCAATTGCTTCAGAAGTTAAAGCTGAAGCAAAAAGAAGGTCAAGATTACATAAAAGATCAATAATTTTTGAAGATAGAAGAAATGACTGA
- a CDS encoding EAL domain-containing protein: protein MLQLQAELNEVKTTYAALTVHFQPIFAAKTGKIFGYEALARHRTKRIDIKKLFENAKTDGSLYFLDMICRRNAMKEAKAQKLENYLFINVCPETLLHPNHEIGLTDRFAEEFELSKEKIVLEITEHTMIENYEVFLKAIDYYKIRGYKIAIDDFGAGFGGPKLFTLVEPDMVKIDRYFISGLKKNSFCRDFIAFTVDICHKKDIMVLAEGIETQTELIEILKLDVDLLQGYLLGMPAPNIIKKSNGS from the coding sequence ATGCTACAACTACAGGCTGAACTAAATGAAGTCAAAACTACTTATGCTGCGCTAACAGTCCACTTTCAGCCTATTTTTGCAGCAAAGACAGGCAAAATCTTCGGATACGAAGCTCTTGCAAGGCACAGAACAAAACGAATTGATATTAAAAAATTATTTGAAAATGCGAAGACAGATGGTTCTCTTTATTTTCTTGACATGATATGTAGAAGAAATGCAATGAAAGAGGCAAAAGCTCAAAAATTAGAAAACTATCTTTTTATAAATGTTTGTCCAGAAACTTTACTTCATCCCAATCACGAAATAGGGTTAACCGATAGATTTGCTGAGGAGTTTGAGCTTTCAAAGGAAAAAATCGTGCTTGAGATTACTGAACATACAATGATTGAAAACTATGAAGTTTTTCTTAAAGCCATAGATTATTACAAAATCCGAGGATATAAAATAGCAATTGATGACTTTGGTGCGGGTTTTGGTGGTCCAAAGCTTTTTACTTTAGTCGAGCCAGATATGGTAAAGATAGATAGATACTTCATATCAGGTTTAAAGAAAAACTCTTTTTGTAGAGATTTCATTGCCTTCACAGTAGATATTTGCCATAAAAAGGACATAATGGTATTAGCAGAGGGAATAGAAACCCAGACAGAGTTAATTGAAATTTTAAAGCTCGATGTTGACCTTCTACAGGGTTATCTTCTTGGAATGCCAGCTCCAAATATCATAAAAAAAAGCAATGGTAGTTAA